The genomic interval gcgaatgcggaaaagaccctgcggggctgcggaggctgcatgcaggggctgtgAGCAGGGCCTGCAGGGGCTGtgatgcgggggctgcagggcagggcagcgtgcggggctgcgggggtagcatgcaggggctgcgcgcggggggcaggggcagcatgcagggcagcgtgcgggggtagcatgcaggggctgcgttgcgggggctgcagggcagggctgcgcgcggggctgcgggggcagcatgtaggggcagcatgcaggggctgcgcgcggggctgcgagAGCAGCATgtaggggctgcgcgcggggctgcgtaCAGAGGCAGCGGGGCTGCAGCGACGgggagcaggggctgcgccgacgaggaaCGTCGACGAGAAGATGTCGGAGGCCAGAGACGACGGTGGCCGGCGGtgtagaagagaaaaaatttctagggctctaaaagttaagggttttagagcaacgtgatgataacgtgtttcaggattaaataattgtgtattattgaatgatatgggggcctatatataggcattacaaaaccacaatcccgtaggattcggagtcctaatctattacggagatgctaatctatctcttaacaggaaacctattaggctaagacacatagaagggtagaatagtaattctcccggaacagtttaaataatatataaatagcaaggttctaaaaagcgcTAGGCGGTATGCAGGCGGACAACCACCTCTTATTACCTAGACGGTTAGGCGGCCACATAGGCGGTACCTAGGCGGtttcgaattattaaatatttatttatttttatacatatatttaaactattttaatgattaaaattatataataatgtttaatattaattttaaaaatacttaaaatagtctaaattcacaatAACTTAAGTAAAACGtccataaaaaattatttgaagaaaagataaataatgaaacaaatgcaataatactaaatctcaaGTTTTTTCTCTCCAAATTATTCCCTAACTCCTTCAGTATCggactcaaacttaatatttatatttcttttatctttttctATTGATGAAATTCATATTTCAGAAAAGAGACAGAGTGAGAGTTGCGGCCTTTTaaggttttttttaatgtcaaatAATGGTTGACCGCCTAGATCGCCTAAGACTGAATAGTTACGCCTAGACCGCCTATGCGGCCgcctaattcacaaaacgccACAGATGACCGCCGAGTCAATAAACGCGGCGGTGAGTGACCCCTAGCGCCTAAGCCGCCTAGACCGCTTTTTAGAACACTGATAAATAGTATATAATTCCCTACAAGGCATGTTTTAAATTCAAACGTTTTAACTTTGAGCTATCTCGTCCGACAAATTTGTTGAGTGAGATAGCTCAAAGTTAAAGTAAAGTTATAGTAGAGAGTCTAGTGCTACCCCTATTTTTCATAAAAAGCTAAGAGCGTCTTCAACAGACTATTATAACTTTTAAGATATTTTAGAAATCATACTTAGTTTTTTTACAAAACAATTAGTGGCTGCCCTAGACTATTATAACTTTGCTTTAACTTTAAATTATCTTACTAGATAAATTTGTCTAGCGAGATAGATCAAAGTTaaaatatttgaatttaaaacatTCTTTGTAgggaattatatataatttataaataaagtTATGATACTTTTTAGGTTTGTAAGAAATACTTTGAATTCAAAAAAAGTTAAAATAGAGAGAACTGATGTAGACGTATTTCTAAATTGGATAGCCAAAATGACTTTTAAActattttggttgaaatttAACTAAATTATAGCTTTTttgttgaaaagaaaaaatataactaGTATTGCTAAAGTTGCTCTAAACACATTTtctaaaatatctaaaaagttataatataaagGCCGTTAAAGATACTCCTAGCATGCCAAATATGTAATTTCTTCTAAATGCTCCTCTGTttttaatttcctcactcAATTCATTCCCACGTCTTTCTTTAAATATAGAAATGATCATTTCTGTTAAGTTATATAAATTTGTCCGATCATTCTAATAGTTAACGCGACTTTAATTTTCAGAGGAGTCCACGTATAActtatcaaaattaaaaaaaaacaagtaaaATTTTAGAAAGAgagattttaaatacacacctcaaatctcttaatacacacACATACTTAATACATCACCtgtttcaattctcattccaatagttttactaaatacaccacataaaaaaacctaaaataccttgaattaaaaaatcacaaaatacgTGATTATTTAGATATACAAGAGTATTTTTTATAGTGAttagtatattaatatatatatatatatattaaaatcttATAGATGTTCATATCGATTATTGTTTATTCTTACGAATCATTATAGAttgcaattgttttttttaattctttaaccattaaaatgataaacaacatgaagaatatatatatatatatatatatataagagaaagagataaattgattgtttgaagaagatgaacatttctttgttaagaatgtatgaagatgaaatttaatgaatgatgaaaaatcataattctTTTTCATGAATTACCTTATTTGAGactctaaaaatagaaatgatatttttcggtgaaaattaaggaatgaattgattgtttgaatctcccgcttaattttccatcataatatatattaatttaaatttctctgtaaattttcttattttaattgtttccaaaaataaaatcttaattttgataaattaatttatttttaaattttctgaattattacatgtatctattttgatcattcaaaatacatataaaatgttatttaaattattattaaatagAAATATGTATCAAGAATTTATGAGTTTAAATTTAAAACTTAGAAAACACCACaatagaaaaagaaggaagctaccgttcttcttcctctctctctctttcattttaaATCGGTTAAAGTTCATTTTTATAAACCCACACGCCAAATATTTTCCCGCACTTTCAAAAGCACCCAGTGGCCAATTCCAGTCTCTTCTCTCCGATTAAGCAACAACAAAGATCGATGGCGATTACGGCGTCGAACCCGAACACCGAGACGGACCTGGACCTCGAGGCCGGAGCGCCCTGCCGGCTGTACTCTCCATGACTGAGAACCCGCAGCTCCACTGGGCCTTCATTCGCAAGGTCTACACCATCCTCTCCGTCCAGCTACTCATCACCGCCGCCATATCCGCCACCGTTGATTTGGTTCGTCCGGTCGCTCACTTCCTCGTCGGCACCAAGGCCGGGCTCGGCGTCTTCATCGCCGTTGTCGTCTTGGCTGTCGTCGGTAATTTTTTGTCAGTAGAGATGGTTTCGTCAGGGTTTTTGTTCTTGTGGAATCAGGGTTTTGGTGTTTGACTAATGTTTGACTTAATCGCAGTGCTTGTTGCTTGGAGGATTTGCGCCAAGAAGCACCTGGTGAATTACATACTGATGGGGCTTTTCACAGTCTTGATGGGCCTCATAATTGGACTGGCCTGTGTTTTCACTCTCAAGGTTGGTGCTCTTCATCATAATCATAAAGTTGACTTGTGATAGTTCTCATTGGAATTAGTACATAGTGTTCAATTCTTGAAGGGGAATCAGTACATAGTTTTCATTTCTTGAAGTAATTGGTTTGATCAATCTGTACATAATTACATATTTCTTGAAGAACTGGCTGACATTGTGTACGTGATTTCACTGATTTGATGCATTGGAAAACAGAGAAGGTGCTATTGGAGGCTTGGGGTCTGATAGTTGGGGTTTTCATCGGCTTGACATAATTTACTTTCTGGGCTGCAAGGAGAGGCTATGATTTCAGCTTCCTTTGTCCCTTTCTGTTTGCAGCGCTCACTGTTTTACTTGGGTTTATTCTGATTCAGGTATATATGTTGTGGACTGAATTCTCTTGCTTGAGGCATTTATTGCCTGCCTTTAAGCTATTGCTGTTTTCAGTTCTTCCTAATTCTTATGCGTATGCGTTTGTGTGTTTCAGATTTttagttcttgaatgttattGGGGTAAAGGCTCAATGATCATATCTGGTTGGTTGCAGATTCTCCACCCTCTTGGGAAAGCCAGTCATATGATATTCGGCATTGTCGGATGCATCATCGTCAGCGGCTACATTGTCTTTGACACGGATAAGTTGATCAAGCGCAACCAGGATGATGAGTTCCTAGTGGTTGCAGCTGGCCTGTACATATATACTTTCACCctcttcatgagtttgatcATAGCTAATATCAGCTGACAAGCTGTTGCTTAACTAAGACTCATAGCTAGCCTTCACTTGTGCATTTGGTCCTAGTTATGGTTTAGGAAAAATTGTGAAGGTCATGATAAACAACTAATGAATGGTCTAAATTGAAGATTACTTGTAGGTCTGTTTACCATTGAGACATAGTCTCCTTTAACTACTGTTGGTCTACACCTTACGTCCTTACATTCTCTGTATCAAATGCGTACCTGACTGAGTGACTGGGATGTCCACTAGTTCAAGGTACCTTTGGTAGCTTTGCTATAATTTGTTAGCTATATGTGTACCTGGGTTTGATTGGCTCTGTTTTCATTTTAAGTTTTATGGCAGGTTTACTAACgtaaaatgaaattgaaaatagATGAATTGATTACGGAATATGAGAATTTCGTCGTTTACtaatacataaaataattaaaatgaatatGGGTTTTACCTCCTCATCACGAATTGATTCCTCTCAAAATCCCTAACTTGATACCTAATGAGAGAGGTGGGTATCATTGTCAATTTCTCCATCAATTCGGAtatcaatttttgttacctaaacTATCCTaatttaattgagaatatttcTAAATTATCCAACTCAaattaagaatatatatatatatataatgttgttaaacctcacaaataaataacCACATATATATTACGGGAGTACTTAAGGTCAGTTCGTCTTATTTTCTAataatattttctaatttttttcttttatttatattattcaTGATCGATAAGTGAAATTTAATTGGAATTGATTTGTCTTATTGGGTgttaaaggaaaagaaaattagtGTATTTGTATGTCGTTTTGATTAAAAACAATTGGTGTAGCACAGTAGCATTATTGATTGGTAGAAGAAATAAGCAACTTCATAGATATATATGGGTATTTCAgtaatcaaattaattttaattctgATTCTGATGGTAAGTAAACAACATCAATCGTAATTAGTATTGTTTATGTTCTAATTTCATGTTGAAAGTAAACAGTTCAATAAATCTTCACATCCAAATCCATTTTATCTCACATTCCTAATAAATTCCATTCTTGATGAGTTCCATTCCAAGTTAGTAAACGTGCCATTAAATTTGTGGTTTGGTACGTACATTCAATGAAGCA from Argentina anserina chromosome 2, drPotAnse1.1, whole genome shotgun sequence carries:
- the LOC126784137 gene encoding LOW QUALITY PROTEIN: protein LIFEGUARD 3-like (The sequence of the model RefSeq protein was modified relative to this genomic sequence to represent the inferred CDS: inserted 1 base in 1 codon; substituted 1 base at 1 genomic stop codon), with amino-acid sequence MAITASNPNTETDLDLEAGAPCRLYXSMTENPQLHWAFIRKVYTILSVQLLITAAISATVDLVRPVAHFLVGTKAGLGVFIAVVVLAVVVLVAWRICAKKHLVNYILMGLFTVLMGLIIGLACVFTLKKVLLEAWGLIVGVFIGLTXFTFWAARRGYDFSFLCPFLFAALTVLLGFILIQILHPLGKASHMIFGIVGCIIVSGYIVFDTDKLIKRNQDDEFLVVAAGLYIYTFTLFMSLIIANIS